A window of the Narcine bancroftii isolate sNarBan1 chromosome 4, sNarBan1.hap1, whole genome shotgun sequence genome harbors these coding sequences:
- the LOC138760542 gene encoding serine/threonine-protein kinase MARK1-like isoform X7, with product MSTRTPLPTVNERDTENHTSLDGYGESPSQPSKSSSRQNLPRCRNSVASTAEDQPHIGNYRLLKTIGKGNFAKVKLARHVLTGREVAVKIIDKTQLNPTSLQKHQ from the exons ATGTCGACCAGAACGCCATTGCCCACCGTGAATGAGCGCGACACAGAAAAT cacacttctCTTGATGGATATGGCGAATCACCAAGCCAGCCCTCGAAATCAAGTAGCAGACAAAATCTACCAAGATGTAGGAATTCAGTGGCATCTACGGCTGAAGACCAACCCCACATAGGAAATTATAGGCTTCTAAAGACAATCGGCAAAGGGAACTTTGCTAAAGTAAAATTAGCACGTCATGTTCTAACTGGAAGGGAA gTTGCAGTTAAAATTATTGACAAAACACAACTCAATCCAACCAGCCTCCAAAAG
- the LOC138760542 gene encoding serine/threonine-protein kinase MARK1-like isoform X6: MSTRTPLPTVNERDTENHTSLDGYGESPSQPSKSSSRQNLPRCRNSVASTAEDQPHIGNYRLLKTIGKGNFAKVKLARHVLTGREVAVKIIDKTQLNPTSLQKDRLWAQ, translated from the exons ATGTCGACCAGAACGCCATTGCCCACCGTGAATGAGCGCGACACAGAAAAT cacacttctCTTGATGGATATGGCGAATCACCAAGCCAGCCCTCGAAATCAAGTAGCAGACAAAATCTACCAAGATGTAGGAATTCAGTGGCATCTACGGCTGAAGACCAACCCCACATAGGAAATTATAGGCTTCTAAAGACAATCGGCAAAGGGAACTTTGCTAAAGTAAAATTAGCACGTCATGTTCTAACTGGAAGGGAA gTTGCAGTTAAAATTATTGACAAAACACAACTCAATCCAACCAGCCTCCAAAAG